In one Gossypium hirsutum isolate 1008001.06 chromosome D09, Gossypium_hirsutum_v2.1, whole genome shotgun sequence genomic region, the following are encoded:
- the LOC121220797 gene encoding protein RKD2, producing the protein MGSNCSFNGWSNEGCSSSFPQPLDSSLFYNSMVEDEFSVQDMSFYDTAPLMNSFCLYADVEQNPNLTQENQKFLKVNNGRHSGEQRLMREKKTKNFNNAKMLSREIISQYFYMPITKAAKELKVGLTLLKKRCRELGIRRWPHRKLMSLQTLTKNLQVLDREEREGSEGKLREAMEALRKEREMLEEMPNMELDDRTKRLRQACFKANYKKRKMMMMVMEEEPSRLAAEAFGSNNDGSRRNEEEEDDDEEIKYLLSDSFSSSTDLGLL; encoded by the exons atgggGAGCAACTGTTCCTTTAATGGCTGGTCTAATGAAGGATGCTCATCTTCTTTCCCTCAACCTCTAGATTCAAG tttattttataattcaatggTGGAAGATGAGTTTTCCGTACAAGACATGAGCTTTTACGATACTGCTCCATTGATGAACAGTTTTTGTTTATATGCTGATGTTGAACAAAATCCAAACTTAACCCAAG AAAATcaaaagtttttgaaagttaACAATGGCAGACACAGTGGAGAGCAGAGATTAATGAGGGAGAAGAAGactaaaaatttcaataatgcaAAAATGTTGTCAAGGGAAATtatttcacaatatttttatatGCCAATAACAAAAGCTGCTAAAGAGCTTAAGGTAGGGTTAACATTATTGAAGAAAAGGTGTAGGGAACTTGGAATACGTAGGTGGCCTCATCGTAAACTTATGAGTTTACAAACCCTAACCAAGAATCTTCAG GTGTTGGACAGGGAAGAAAGAGAGGGAagtgaagggaaattgagggaaGCAATGGAGGCTTTAAGGAAAGAGAGGGAAATGTTGGAAGAGATGCCAAATATGGAATTGGATGACAGAACTAAGAGGTTAAGACAAGCTTGTTTTAAGGCTAATTATAagaagaggaagatgatgatgatggtgatggaGGAGGAGCCGTCACGATTGGCGGCGGAAGCTTTTGGTAGTAATAATGATGGTAGcagaagaaatgaagaagaagaagatgatgatgaagaaaTCAAGTATCTTTTATCTGATTCTTTTTCATCAAGTACTGATCTAGGGCTtttatga
- the LOC107931391 gene encoding pentatricopeptide repeat-containing protein At3g47530, protein MTQISACINKKNITIIVFSLKLSIPSFTSTTIPIHRHFSLESFQETCPNNGQHPKPMLKSTSRHQQQQTMVSLVKSSTHKPHLLQIQAHLTRSCLLQNPKFSLLFLSSLCSSRDLRYARLFFSQIKNPSSSQYNTLIRAYSSSNSPKEAFFLYREMRQKGLKPDPISFSFVIKSCVKFRSVFCCLQVHGRIIRDGFLSDCLLLTTLMEFYSSFASREDACKVFDEMSQKDTVAWNVLISCYLRNGRTRDVLMLFDNMKNEGVCEPDDVTCLLVTQACANLGALEFGEKVHRYIKERGYGTARNLSNSLISMYSRCGCLDKAYDVFKGIGEKNVISWSAMISGLAMNGFGRDAILAFEEMRKTGVIPDEQTFTGLLSACSHCGLVDEGMEFLNQMSKEFGIMPNVHHYGCVVDLLGRAGLLEQAYRVIISMKVKPDATIWRTLLGACRIHGHFTLGERVIEHLIELKAQEAGDYVLLLNIYSSTGSWEKVSELRKFLKDKGIQTTPGCSSIELKGIVHEFIVDDVSHPQKHEIYNKLDEINKQLKIAGYVAETTSELHDLGAEEKANALSYHSEKLALAFGVLVTRPGTTLRVTKNLRICIDCHNFAKFLSGVYNRQLIIRDRTRFHHFRDGHCSCNDYW, encoded by the coding sequence ATGACACAAATTTCAGCCTGCATCAACAAAAAGAACATCACCATCATCGTCTTCTCCCTCAAGCTCTCTATCCCTTCTTTCACAAGCACAACGATCCCAATTCATCGACATTTCAGTCTCGAAAGCTTCCAAGAAACATGCCCAAACAACGGTCAACATCCAAAGCCAATGCTCAAATCCACCTCAAGACATCAACAACAACAAACCATGGTTTCCCTCGTAAAATCCAGCACCCATAAACCCCATTTACTTCAAATTCAAGCTCACCTTACCCGTTCTTGCCTTCTTCAAAACCCAAAATTTTCCCTCTTGTTTCTATCCTCCCTTTGTTCTTCTCGTGATCTTCGCTATGCACGTCTTTTTTTCTCTCAAATCAAGAACCCATCTTCCTCTCAGTACAACACTCTCATCAGAGCTTACTCTTCCAGCAATTCACCTAAAGAAGCCTTTTTTCTTTACAGAGAAATGAGACAAAAAGGCCTAAAGCCTGACCCCATATCATTTTCTTTCGTCATTAAATCTTGCGTTAAATTTCGTTCGGTTTTTTGCTGTTTACAGGTTCATGGAAGGATTATAAGAGATGGGTTTTTATCAGATTGTCTTTTACTTACTACCTTGATGGAATTTTATTCGAGCTTCGCAAGCCGGGAGGATGCTTGTAAAGTGTTCGATGAAATGTCTCAAAAAGACACTGTTGCGTGGAATGTATTGATTTCTTGTTATTTACGTAATGGGAGGACTAGGGATGTGTTAATGTTGTTTGATAACATGAAAAATGAGGGCGTTTGTGAACCTGATGATGTTACTTGTCTCCTTGTGACACAAGCTTGTGCTAATTTAGGGGCGTTAGAGTTTGGCGAAAAGGTCCATCGTTATATTAAAGAACGTGGTTACGGTACTGCTCGTAACCTATCGAATTCGCTTATATCAATGTATTCTCGGTGTGGATGTTTAGACAAGGCTTATGATGTTTTTAAGGGAATTGGAGAGAAGAATGTTATTTCGTGGAGTGCTATGATATCCGGTTTAGCGATGAACGGATTCGGGAGAGATGCTATTCTAGCGTTCGAAGAGATGCGGAAAACGGGTGTCATCCCGGATGAACAAACATTTACGGGACTCCTTTCGGCTTGTAGCCATTGTGGTTTAGTCGATGAAGGGATGGAGTTTCTTAATCAAATGAGCAAAGAATTCGGTATAATGCCTAACGTTCATCATTATGGGTGTGTTGTTGATCTTTTAGGCCGTGCCGGTTTACTCGAACAAGCCTATCGAGTTATAATATCAATGAAGGTTAAGCCTGATGCAACTATTTGGAGGACCTTGCTCGGAGCTTGTAGAATTCACGGTCATTTTACGCTTGGTGAACGTGTGATCGAACATTTGATTGAACTCAAGGCTCAAGAAGCAGGGGACTATGTTTTGCTGTtgaatatatattcatcaactggTAGCTGGGAGAAAGTGAGTGAACTGAGGAAGTTTTTGAAAGATAAAGGAATTCAAACAACACCTGGATGTAGTTCAATCGAGCTTAAAGGAATTGTACACGAATTCATCGTGGATGACGTTTCGCATCCACAAAAACACGAGATTTACAATAAGCTAGACGAGATTAATAAGCAATTGAAGATTGCTGGTTATGTTGCTGAAACAACATCTGAATTACATGATTTAGGTGCAGAAGAAAAAGCAAATGCACTCTCTTATCATAGCGAGAAACTAGCTCTTGCTTTTGGGGTTCTGGTAACTCGACCCGGCACGACGTTACGAGTTACCAAGAATCTTCGGATTTGCATCGATTGTCACAATTTCGCAAAGTTTCTTTCAGGGGTCTACAACAGGCAGTTAATAATCCGAGATCGAACCAGGTTTCATCATTTCAGAGATGGACACTGCTCTTGTAATGACTATTGGTAG
- the LOC107931401 gene encoding GDSL esterase/lipase At1g74460, with translation MKLNVRWSCLLCLVLTGIAIEGVQCKVVQFIFGDSLSDVGNMYLSKSLAQANLPFYGIDFGNGLPNGRFTNGRTVADIIGDSTGLPRPPAFLDPSLTEDVILESGVNYASGGGGILNETGGYFIQKFSLWKQIELFRGTKELITNKLGKQATDKFIGEANFVVALGSNDFINNYLMPVYGDSWKYNDQTFVRYLMETLQNQLLVLHNLGARKLMVFGLGPMGCIPLQRVLSTTGQCQERANKLAISFNKAASQLLAGLDSRLPNASFKFGDAYDVVDNVIRNPKNYGFDNSDSPCCSFGRIRPALTCLPASTLCSDRSKYVFWDEYHPSDGANQLIANELIKKFGFLGGGNSSAPVPAPESAIAPSPDEE, from the exons ATGAAACTCAATGTGAGATGGAGTTGTTTACTGTGTTTGGTCCTTACAGGAATCGCCATTGAAGGCGTTCAATGCAAGGTGGTTCAGTTTATTTTCGGGGATTCATTGTCGGATGTGGGCAACATGTACCTTTCAAAGAGCTTGGCTCAGGCTAACTTGCCTTTTTATGGTATTGATTTTGGCAATGGCTTGCCTAATGGAAGGTTCACTAATGGCCGAACCGTTGCCGATATCATAG GTGACAGCACTGGTCTCCCAAGGCCACCAGCATTTTTGGATCCATCATTGACCGAGGATGTGATATTGGAAAGTGGAGTAAATTATGCCTCTGGAGGAGGTGGGATTTTGAATGAAACAGGAGGTTACTTT ATTCAGAAGTTTTCCCTTTGGAAGCAAATCGAGTTATTTCGAGGGACGAAAGAATTGATTACGAACAAACTCGGTAAACAAGCGACCGACAAATTTATCGGAGAGGCTAACTTTGTGGTGGCATTAGGGAGCAATGATTTCATCAACAATTACTTGATGCCAGTTTATGGTGATTCTTGGAAATACAATGACCAAACTTTTGTTCGATACTTGATGGAAACACTTCAAAACCAACTCTTG GTTTTGCATAACTTAGGAGCACGGAAATTGATGGTTTTTGGACTCGGACCGATGGGTTGCATACCGCTACAAAGGGTGTTAAGTACAACAGGACAATGCCAAGAAAGAGCAAACAAGTTGGCTATAAGTTTCAACAAAGCTGCAAGCCAATTATTAGCCGGTTTGGATAGTAGACTTCCCAATGCTAGCTTCAAGTTCGGAGACGCTTACGATGTTGTCGATAATGTGATACGGAATCCGAAGAATTACG gGTTTGATAATTCTGATTCGCCGTGTTGTTCGTTTGGAAGAATTCGACCAGCTCTCACATGCTTACCGGCATCAACATTGTGCAGTGATAGAAGCAAGTATGTCTTTTGGGATGAGTATCATCCATCAGATGGTGCCAATCAGCTGATTGCTAATGAACTTATCAAAAAATTTGGGTTCCTTGGCGGTGGAAATTCAAGTGCTCCTGTCCCTGCACCAGAATCTGCCATTGCTCCATCTCCAGatgaagaataa